The genomic window gagtctgagaacagtagaatatgcttggatatctttaacagagaccatactataataaaactaaacatttttttttgtttcctgaaaaaagtgattttttcagataggaggttttgtattctggccatcaatatgtttgacacccctgatctaaacattACGCTCAGCTCTGTATCTCAGTTTGGTCCCCAGCTGAAGTAGGAGAGCATATTCGTATTGAAGCATCTGAAAATGTTATGATAAAAGTAGCCCACCACCATTTTCATACTTTGACTTGCTCTCGTGTTTCCTTTCAGGAAAAACTCAGACGATGTTGCCCTGCTGCCTGCCCGTGAAGCCAGCACCAGGTGTCCCCAGGTGGTCATTGACTTCTACGAACAGAAACTGACCTGGCACTGCGGGGACGACGAGCagtgaagtgtgtgtttgtgggtcgTGCATGGGGGTGAACCGATAAACAGCTGCACTCTCACCTGAAGCTTAGTTTACCCTCCATCGCCTGTCCTCCTTCAGCTGACATTAGAGGCACACTGTGTGAAATTACGTCCCGCTGGAGGTGGGAGTTACAGATTCTGGCAGGTGCGAGAACCTCAGTGGGGACGGATATTAAGTGCTCTCAATCCTGTGGTGCTCAATGAGGTCACTGTGCCTTTGTGGGGACCGTGATGGAGACTCAAACTAACCTTTGTGTGGAGCAGTTGATTTGGAGTCAGACTAACCTGTAGCAGCTTTGGTCTTGTGTCATCGTGTAGGAGACACAATCACTGTGGACATGTGTGTGGTTTTTAAGATTTattgttatgaaaaaaaaaatacttacacTTCTATTTAGCTGCAAGGATCTTCCACTGTGAGAGCCTTGCTTGTTTAGTGTGTGCTCCACTTTATAGACAGAGTGAACTAACTGCTGTCAGACCTGTACCTCCAGTCCACATAGCATTTCATTAGAGCTGATTGTATAGCTGTTCTTCAAGCATCTGTTTCAACTTGTGTTGTGTAAAGTGTGTAAAACCACAGCTATTACTGTGTCTCTGTGTTTCTGTATGACCCTTACAGTTAatatcattttgtttttaatattgccaAACTGAAATGTTCCCATAGTTCCAATCAGCTGCTGTCTACCAAATATTGTCCTAAAATGAATGATAGCAACAATATCATCCAATTTTATTACATAATTAGtaatttagtttgtgttttttccctGAAGTAAACTTACATGACATTCAAACTAAAATTGAGCATTCTGTTTTTTTACTAAAGTTCATTGAGTTTTACAGATAAACCTGTTTTGCACCTAAGACAGATTGTAAAATGTAGCACTTTACATCTAAGCTTGTCCAATATTGCAGGGCATTGTCTTCCAGTAAGGTAAATGTATCCCGATGGCACTGTCCTGACCTCATGTACATCCCATGACTGTTATGGGATTTTAGTTGTACATTAAACCTGCTGAACTGCACCTGCTACTGAATTACTGTAACCGTTGACCATGGATCTGTGAAGTCTGTGAATAAAAGAAACTTTTTGTGAATCTTTTTGTGTCTTCACATTTGTCACATGCTTGATTATGAGGTGATAACACCGATGAAATGAATGATCAGTTCTAATTTGACAATGAGTTTGGTGAAATTATATAAGAACTTGCTAAAAATCACTTTCATTTTCAGTTATACCAACTGTATAAACAATGCGATGCCAGGAATTAACATCTTGTGGTCATGTTGGTACAAGTCAGCAGCTCTTGTTTGCTTTTAAGTAATGAGTGGGGAATTCTGTGAGGTTGAAGTTGTCAGAATGGGAGGAGCTTCTACCCTATGATCTCAGACAaccaaaactgaaaataaaatgcaGTCACACATTTCTTTGTTTTACCATGAGGCTGACTGAAGATTAGTGTGTTTTTCCTTTATGAATATTCGGATCATGACTGAAGGAGGTGACCACAAAGCAAATCAGGTGAGTTTGAACCCTGTGATCTATGGATCTATAATCTGGTAGATTTAttataaaaattaagaaataagAGTAGCTCCAGTTTTGTTGCCTCAGTAATAATGTCTTTATACAGTCACCACTCCTGGGCAACAATGGATATTCACTGGGGTTTTCCATTCCTGATTTTTGCTTCGTTGGTCACTGTACTTCCTCTGTCTGTTATAAAAACTTCCCTTTTTCATAACACAGTGCATTTTACTCAGTGTCTCTTGTCCTTAATCCATGCAGCAGATCATCAGTGTCTGGGTGCGAGACCCACGGATACGCAAAAATGACTTTTGGCATGCCTATATGGACTATGAAATTTGCTTACATGTGAGTAGTCCACCAGAGAAGTGTTTCTGATGTGTTTTAATGTCAATATTTACACAGTGAGCTTCTCTGTACATGTGACCTACACTCATTTCCTCTTCCAGACCAACAGTGTATGCTTCACAAAGAAGATCTCGAGTGTGAGAAGGAGGTACAGTGAGTTTGTGTGGCTGAGGCAGAAGCTACAAGAAAATTCATTGTTAATGTAAGTCCACTCTATATTCAGAAaatagaattttaaagatcaggtACAATTAGTTTTCACTTTAAAAGTAAACTGTACTGAGCTGGAGCTCATAAATGTatactttttgtgtgtttttcagggtAAAGTTACCAGAGCTGCCCCCAAAGAATCCATTCTTCAGCCTGAACAATGCCAAACAAATAAGTGAACGCATGCAGGGGCTACAGAAGTTTTTGGAGAAGTAAGAATGATTTCATCGATCAATACGCATGTGAACTTTGTGCTacattacaacaacaacaacaacaacaacaaactgaTGCAACCATAGGTAGAGCAGGGGGCAACTTTTGGGGCTCAAACCCAAAATATTTTCTCATTAGCCTTAAGTTGTCAGTTTAAAAATATCTATTGTGAAgatatacacagcctggccaaaataGTTCCACTGGTATCATTTATTTAAGCTGATGcagtgtcacaacatttatttccatcattttatggACAAACGTTGCTGAACCTTGGTCTGACAACCTTAGCCCAttgagacccaaacagccaccggtaacacaaaccatctactgatctaaacggttccactaattctatcaatacatgtaaatatttggtgtaaaatgcagtttgtcatcttttcatggtcatcagatatgacccatttggacgttcagaggctctgtagtgaacgtggaaacaccgtcatcttctacaacattgattcaccagtaaaatccatggagttggatcaatgacagtggatggacacacttgtttttttcattcagttagcaattttttttgctgaaaaagtaactttcttAATTTTTTCTATTTGATACAATTAACTTCAAATTTACTccaagttttcatgaacatctacatgatctgggaattaaatataggaaaatacatgatttacaccaaaaaatgcaaaatacagaggataatattttgaaagaaatggtgataaatcagttaagaaaggtataaatagagaaaaaaaatcatttcggaactgacacaaaagtagcactgggtctttatgggttagatcaTAACACTTCCCacataggcttgtactgtaggcactaggcatgatgggtaatcacttccctGCTTCTCTtgtcaccctgatgcacccatcaatcagggtcaatctggactcatcagaccacatgacctttttccattgacacatagtccagtctttatgctctctagtaAACTGATGATTGTATaacaaatgagaagctactcactgcatcagttagattTAAAGAACTTGTTTTAGCTGAAACATTAGTCATTGCAGTTATTATCCAGTGGAACTTTACTACCTATTTActttgttaaatccaggtgaGACGGTGAAATGAAGTTTTGCAATATGTAATTGTTAAACTACAGTGCTGAACAAACTGCTGATACACTGGatttatatttttcacattatctGTGAATCACCAAACTGTGACTATTTCAGCACAAATGCAATTAAATCACAATTGTGAAGTAGACAGAAATGTATCATTTATAAGTAACGTGCTTGTTGTAATTATATCTTTTTAACCAAGCAAATCTTCATCTATTTCCAAAATGTTAACCATAATTTTATCATGTAACTGctgtaaatgagagaaaaaatgcATTTGTCATAGCAGGATCTGGACCAGACCAGAGTTTGAGCTGATCCCACAATGTTTATGAC from Sphaeramia orbicularis chromosome 16, fSphaOr1.1, whole genome shotgun sequence includes these protein-coding regions:
- the snx10b gene encoding sorting nexin-10B, with amino-acid sequence MNIRIMTEGGDHKANQQIISVWVRDPRIRKNDFWHAYMDYEICLHTNSVCFTKKISSVRRRYSEFVWLRQKLQENSLLMVKLPELPPKNPFFSLNNAKQISERMQGLQKFLEKILQSPLLLSDSCLHLFLQSQLSVSKMEACAAGRTHYSVTQAVQRCGLRRFHSEEDLQKDLNLSCDFDSDSSESRDAEPRIKDLALTKSESAPLFDFVGTSQEETLSSSFGST